A region of Paenibacillus sp. 37 DNA encodes the following proteins:
- a CDS encoding ABC transporter ATP-binding protein — protein sequence MSKKGLLRGYVVSNWPVYLVAVLLIIASNVGQASLPRILGSFTDQLMQNTLQMQTVVKYSLSLLAIAIGYNLLFGTGQFMIMKLGRRFEFMTRERIFSKFSELSEHYFSKQGNGKLLSYVMNDVTSVREAISNGVTLMTNATFLLLSCIVMMLLSGIPLTLILISVVPLLAIPFLVVFFGPRIRKRSRDVQEALATMTESAEEQLGGIRVTKTFAIEDSARARFGTTVDAIKSKQLRLVRLSSLFQALLPLLGAISLVVSLLVGGIMTMQNSITLGSFVALTLYLRMIMGPLQQIGNVINTVQRSGASLERVNDLLSEVADVRELPEATALHTVQDITMENLTFSYPGSSSPALKNIQLHIRAGRTVGIVGKTGSGKSTLVKLLLRTYEPPEGTIRINGTDIRQLSLESLRSRIAYVPQDGFLFSTTIRDNIAFSDREVSLDTVEHSARQAMIYDNIVRFPDRFDTRLGERGLTLSGGQRQRTSLARGLIKQAQLLILDDSMSAVDAVTESGILRSLREIGKGKTTLIISHRISAVRHADDIIVLDEGRVAEQGTHAQLMAAKGLYAATYRLQEEGLHHV from the coding sequence ATGTCCAAGAAAGGATTACTTCGCGGTTATGTTGTGTCGAACTGGCCTGTTTATCTGGTTGCTGTTCTTCTGATCATCGCCTCCAATGTCGGGCAAGCATCCTTGCCCCGCATACTCGGCAGCTTCACGGATCAGTTGATGCAGAACACACTTCAGATGCAGACAGTCGTAAAGTACAGCCTGTCCCTTCTGGCTATTGCCATCGGGTATAATCTGCTGTTCGGTACCGGGCAATTCATGATTATGAAGCTCGGTCGACGCTTCGAATTCATGACGCGTGAGCGTATATTCAGTAAGTTTTCCGAACTTAGCGAACATTATTTCTCCAAACAAGGAAACGGAAAACTGCTGAGTTATGTCATGAATGACGTTACTTCCGTACGTGAAGCGATATCCAATGGTGTGACGCTCATGACCAATGCCACCTTCCTGCTGTTGTCCTGCATTGTCATGATGCTGCTTAGCGGGATTCCGTTGACGCTCATTCTAATCAGTGTTGTTCCTTTGCTGGCGATTCCATTTCTGGTCGTGTTTTTTGGTCCACGGATTCGCAAGCGCTCTCGCGACGTGCAGGAAGCTCTTGCTACCATGACGGAATCGGCAGAAGAGCAGCTGGGTGGCATTCGCGTAACCAAGACGTTTGCCATCGAAGACAGTGCTCGTGCACGCTTTGGAACCACCGTCGATGCAATTAAGAGCAAACAGCTTCGTCTGGTTCGTCTGTCTTCGTTGTTTCAGGCTTTGCTCCCGCTGCTGGGAGCTATCTCATTGGTCGTTTCTCTGCTTGTCGGAGGTATTATGACCATGCAGAATTCTATTACACTCGGGAGTTTTGTCGCCTTAACCTTATATCTGCGCATGATCATGGGACCGCTTCAACAGATCGGCAATGTTATTAATACCGTTCAGCGCTCAGGCGCATCACTGGAGCGGGTGAATGACCTGCTCAGCGAAGTAGCGGATGTGCGTGAACTTCCCGAAGCCACAGCGCTCCATACCGTACAAGATATCACCATGGAGAATCTAACCTTCTCCTATCCTGGCAGTTCATCTCCTGCTCTCAAAAACATTCAACTCCATATTCGTGCCGGGCGAACGGTGGGTATTGTAGGCAAGACCGGCTCAGGTAAAAGTACCCTCGTTAAGCTATTGCTGCGTACATATGAACCACCTGAAGGAACAATCCGCATCAATGGCACCGATATTCGGCAGCTGTCGCTGGAAAGTCTGAGATCGCGCATCGCCTATGTCCCTCAGGATGGCTTCCTGTTTAGCACCACCATCCGGGATAACATCGCATTCAGCGACCGGGAAGTATCGTTGGATACGGTGGAACATAGTGCACGTCAAGCCATGATCTATGACAATATTGTCCGTTTTCCTGATCGCTTCGATACACGGCTTGGCGAACGCGGACTCACCCTGTCTGGTGGACAACGTCAGCGAACCAGCCTTGCAAGAGGACTGATCAAACAAGCACAGTTACTTATTCTGGATGACAGTATGAGCGCAGTTGATGCTGTCACCGAGAGTGGTATTCTGCGCAGTTTGCGCGAGATCGGCAAGGGCAAAACCACATTGATCATCTCTCATCGCATCAGCGCGGTCCGTCATGCAGACGATATCATCGTTCTGGATGAAGGGCGAGTCGCTGAGCAGGGAACACATGCGCAGTTGATGGCTGCCAAGGGGTTATATGCGGCCACCTACCGTTTGCAGGAGGAGGGATTACATCATGTCTAA
- a CDS encoding Lrp/AsnC family transcriptional regulator — protein sequence MNEMIDDTDIRILQILIQDAKRSHKEIGEQVHLTGQAVGARVRKLQDLGVIEGYTVKWNPERLGLGLQAFVTVFLNSGDRHAAFRTFIADRKDIVEVHRVSGEGCYLMRVQTGTTEQLGQLLEALLPYGNYKVSLSIGVEKSQ from the coding sequence ATGAATGAAATGATAGATGACACGGATATCCGTATTTTGCAGATCCTGATTCAGGATGCCAAACGTTCTCACAAAGAGATCGGTGAACAGGTTCATCTCACGGGACAGGCCGTCGGTGCAAGAGTGCGGAAGCTGCAAGATCTGGGTGTGATTGAAGGGTATACGGTAAAATGGAACCCGGAACGCCTGGGCCTCGGCCTACAGGCATTTGTCACGGTTTTCTTGAACTCCGGTGACAGACATGCTGCCTTTCGTACATTCATTGCTGATCGTAAGGACATCGTTGAAGTCCATCGCGTCAGCGGGGAAGGCTGTTATCTGATGAGAGTGCAGACCGGCACCACAGAGCAGCTTGGCCAACTGCTTGAAGCATTGCTACCTTACGGCAATTACAAAGTCAGCCTGTCCATAGGTGTAGAGAAATCACAGTGA
- a CDS encoding MBL fold metallo-hydrolase — translation MKIQLIRNATLWLEYGGLNILVDPMLMDAEVIPAIPNTPNELRNPRVALPETETDYLNPDLLIVTHTHPDHWDEAAAKQLDKDIPLFCQPGDENVFLGAGFTNVTAVDEKHEHHSVRFARTSGHHGTGEIGERMGNVSGFVLEADGEPVTYIAGDTIWCEEPAEAIRQYTPDVIVVNAGGARFLEGDPITMDGPDVVAVKRHAPSAHVIAVHMDAINHCMMSRTDLATYLASEQMDGQVLIPRDGESFEF, via the coding sequence ATGAAAATTCAATTGATTCGCAATGCAACACTGTGGCTGGAATACGGAGGGCTTAACATTCTCGTTGATCCAATGCTGATGGACGCCGAAGTCATCCCCGCAATCCCCAATACACCCAATGAGTTACGTAATCCAAGAGTAGCTCTGCCTGAAACCGAAACGGATTACCTGAATCCGGATCTGTTGATTGTGACACACACCCATCCGGATCACTGGGATGAAGCAGCAGCGAAACAACTTGATAAAGACATTCCTCTGTTCTGCCAGCCCGGGGATGAAAATGTATTTTTGGGTGCCGGATTCACAAATGTAACAGCTGTAGATGAAAAACATGAGCATCACTCTGTCCGATTCGCCCGTACATCCGGGCATCATGGTACAGGTGAAATCGGAGAACGTATGGGCAACGTGTCCGGTTTCGTACTTGAAGCAGACGGGGAACCCGTCACCTATATCGCTGGGGATACCATCTGGTGTGAAGAACCTGCTGAGGCCATTCGTCAATATACGCCTGATGTCATTGTTGTGAATGCCGGAGGCGCACGCTTCCTGGAGGGTGATCCCATTACAATGGACGGGCCTGACGTTGTAGCCGTGAAGCGCCATGCGCCGTCTGCTCATGTCATCGCCGTGCACATGGATGCGATTAATCATTGTATGATGTCTCGTACGGATCTTGCGACTTATCTGGCATCCGAGCAGATGGATGGTCAGGTGCTCATTCCGCGTGATGGCGAAAGTTTTGAGTTTTAA
- a CDS encoding ABC transporter ATP-binding protein: MSNANAELHPDAEADQSKRTSFKAMMAYAKPHKWAFAGIFFCSLLGISADLLQPYLVKIAIDDHLAVGQTSVGFLVQLAAIFLGLAVISFIFTYIQNNLLQHVGQNIVSRIRKDLFKHISKMSMSFFDRFHIGSLVTNVSSDTETISSFFTQVLLSLIRDGMMLVLIIVFMFQLDPVLAGYSLIVLPVIAVVAVLFRSRLRKAYQNARTRLSRLIAFTAENLSGMFLIQAFHQEEEQKKRFSEQNALHLKANIAQARSNVIFNRTFDILGNAALVMMVWLGGRAVLGESLQVGVLYAFISYIRQFFQPINQITMQWNTFQSTTVSMDRIWNILNTRPEVADPEPMMASSLEPRNVMGQIDFNDVSFGYRADRPLIQHMNLHLYPGEMVGIVGTTGAGKSTLISLLNRFYDVDKGSIEIDGTDIRHLPQAKLHRIVGLIQQEPFLFSGSIIDNVRMFREDITREQAIEACRFVGAHAMISRLSQGYDTHLSERGSGLSAGERQLISFARIVVFQPRVLILDEATANLDSHTEQLVQQALESVSQGRTTIVIAHRLSTVMHADRILVMENGEIVEEGPHQELIEAQGVYADLYTHARDAGKNSAISG; encoded by the coding sequence ATGTCTAACGCTAACGCTGAACTTCACCCAGATGCAGAGGCCGATCAAAGTAAACGAACTTCGTTTAAAGCGATGATGGCATACGCCAAACCGCATAAATGGGCTTTTGCCGGTATCTTCTTCTGCTCACTGCTTGGCATATCGGCAGATCTGCTGCAACCCTATCTGGTGAAGATCGCCATCGATGATCATCTGGCCGTAGGCCAGACCAGCGTGGGCTTTCTCGTTCAGCTCGCAGCCATCTTTCTTGGGCTGGCTGTCATCAGTTTTATTTTTACCTATATCCAGAATAATCTGTTGCAGCATGTGGGACAGAACATTGTATCCCGGATTAGAAAGGACCTGTTCAAACATATCTCCAAGATGTCCATGTCCTTCTTTGACCGTTTCCATATCGGGAGTCTGGTTACGAACGTATCCAGTGATACGGAGACCATCAGCAGCTTTTTCACCCAAGTCCTACTCAGTCTGATTCGAGATGGTATGATGCTGGTGCTCATTATCGTCTTTATGTTCCAACTTGATCCTGTGCTGGCGGGTTACTCCCTCATCGTCCTGCCTGTCATTGCTGTGGTTGCGGTATTATTTCGTAGCCGACTGCGGAAAGCCTATCAGAATGCCCGTACCCGTCTTTCCCGTTTGATCGCATTTACGGCGGAAAACTTGTCCGGCATGTTCCTGATTCAGGCTTTTCACCAGGAAGAAGAACAGAAGAAACGTTTCTCGGAACAAAATGCGCTCCATCTGAAAGCCAACATTGCTCAAGCCCGCTCCAATGTCATATTCAACCGGACCTTTGATATCCTTGGCAATGCGGCACTGGTCATGATGGTCTGGCTTGGAGGTCGCGCCGTACTGGGTGAGTCTCTGCAAGTCGGGGTATTGTATGCGTTTATCAGCTATATTCGTCAGTTCTTCCAACCCATTAACCAGATTACGATGCAGTGGAATACATTCCAGTCCACCACCGTATCCATGGATCGCATCTGGAACATTCTGAATACGCGGCCTGAAGTTGCCGATCCTGAGCCTATGATGGCCTCTTCGCTTGAACCTCGGAACGTGATGGGCCAGATTGATTTTAATGATGTGTCTTTTGGTTATCGGGCAGATCGGCCCCTGATCCAGCATATGAATCTGCACCTCTATCCGGGTGAAATGGTAGGTATTGTGGGCACAACGGGCGCTGGCAAAAGCACCCTGATCTCCCTGCTCAATCGCTTCTACGATGTAGACAAGGGCAGTATCGAAATTGATGGTACCGATATTAGGCATCTGCCGCAGGCCAAACTTCATCGGATTGTGGGTCTAATTCAACAGGAACCATTCCTGTTCTCCGGTTCCATTATTGATAATGTGAGAATGTTTCGTGAGGATATTACGCGAGAGCAGGCAATTGAAGCCTGCCGTTTTGTCGGAGCACATGCCATGATTTCGCGTTTGTCACAAGGATATGATACACATCTGTCTGAACGCGGAAGCGGGCTGTCCGCCGGGGAGCGGCAGTTGATATCGTTTGCCCGGATCGTTGTGTTCCAGCCCCGAGTGCTCATCTTGGATGAGGCAACCGCCAATCTGGACTCACACACGGAACAGCTTGTGCAGCAGGCGCTGGAATCGGTATCCCAGGGACGCACCACCATTGTCATTGCCCATCGTCTGTCCACGGTGATGCATGCCGATCGAATTCTGGTGATGGAGAATGGTGAGATTGTGGAGGAAGGGCCACACCAGGAGCTGATTGAAGCTCAAGGCGTATATGCCGATCTGTACACGCATGCGCGTGATGCAGGTAAAAATTCAGCTATATCAGGGTAA
- a CDS encoding S-layer homology domain-containing protein: protein MKHKKGLAATLALCVSLTAGGASVFAFTDVKDEGQKSVVDSLKSKGIVNGVTADLFRPDLALSEPQGVQLIVNAFGLKNEFAEASAQNKISPDTWYADAVQAATQNGLSIPVEVNPQGKMTRELFVILLHEGINTTGNYPVIMKYNLVKDENKIGKDAISAVQNLLNMNIIELDKDGNFRPDQSLTRMEAASMIFNALEFVDKHGNGGSAEPTPTNPGEGQQAIVPEVTTTKVDDKTTKVKLSAEMPHPGYGLKIDDVKLEKDGRAIVLYSIIQPDPDMMYPMVITNVTAETDIPTGYTAEAQPSGK from the coding sequence ATGAAACATAAAAAAGGATTGGCTGCAACGCTTGCACTCTGCGTTTCTTTGACAGCAGGAGGTGCATCGGTATTTGCTTTTACAGATGTGAAGGATGAAGGTCAGAAGTCGGTTGTGGATTCATTGAAATCAAAAGGCATTGTTAACGGAGTAACAGCGGATCTGTTCCGTCCAGATCTTGCATTGTCCGAGCCTCAGGGTGTTCAACTGATTGTGAACGCATTTGGTCTAAAAAATGAATTTGCGGAAGCATCCGCTCAGAATAAAATCAGTCCGGATACGTGGTATGCCGATGCGGTGCAGGCCGCTACTCAGAATGGACTGTCCATTCCGGTTGAAGTGAACCCACAGGGCAAGATGACGCGTGAACTGTTTGTCATTTTGCTACATGAAGGGATTAACACAACCGGGAATTATCCGGTCATCATGAAGTATAATCTTGTTAAGGACGAAAATAAAATCGGTAAGGACGCCATATCTGCAGTCCAGAACCTGCTGAACATGAACATCATTGAACTGGATAAGGACGGGAATTTCCGTCCAGATCAGTCGCTTACCCGTATGGAGGCTGCAAGCATGATCTTTAATGCACTCGAATTTGTGGATAAACACGGCAATGGCGGCTCAGCAGAGCCAACTCCAACCAATCCAGGTGAAGGCCAACAAGCGATTGTACCTGAAGTAACAACGACCAAGGTTGATGACAAAACAACCAAAGTTAAACTTAGTGCTGAAATGCCGCACCCTGGTTATGGATTGAAGATTGATGATGTGAAATTGGAGAAGGATGGACGCGCCATCGTGCTCTATTCCATTATTCAACCTGATCCAGACATGATGTATCCGATGGTTATCACAAATGTGACTGCAGAAACGGATATTCCAACAGGCTATACAGCAGAAGCTCAACCTTCTGGTAAGTAA